The following coding sequences lie in one Zingiber officinale cultivar Zhangliang chromosome 2B, Zo_v1.1, whole genome shotgun sequence genomic window:
- the LOC122047677 gene encoding probable E3 ubiquitin ligase SUD1 produces MEDTSDHPLLSLSGDRQTAVDRPSSSAADSPPRPPPPPPTSTTTASGASRYDDDDDEGDVCRICRNPGDSDNPLRYPCACSGSIKFVHQDCLLQWLNHSNARQCEVCKHTFSFSPVYAENAPARLPLQEFVVGMAMKACHVMQFFMRLAFVLSVWLLMIPFITFWIWRLTFVRSLGEAQRLFLSHLSAPVILTDCLHGFLLSASIVFIFLGATSLRDYFRHLRELGGHDAERDDEGQERNGARAVRRLPGPVNRNAAGDRNAEDDGGAQGIAGAGQLIRRNAENVAARLEMQAARLEAQVEQMFDGLDDADGAEDVPFDELVGMQGPVFHLVENAITVLASNAIFLGVVIFVPFSLGRIFLYYITWFFSSVSSPLVTKRLPISESALSVANNTLKNGLIAMKNLSTENHTDGILNRMVAAVNGSQIMNVTGTNEVSNTVARSIATDLLKGTIAGSSHLSDVTTLAVGYIFLFCFVFFYLGLVALIRYSRGDRIIFGRLYGLLAAAEAIPSLLRQFLAAMRHLMTMFKVAFLLIIELGVFPLLCGWWLDVCTLKMLGTTITQRIEFFSASPLASSSIHWLVGIVYMLQISIFVSLLRGVLRNGVLYFLRDPADPNYNPFRDLIDDPVHKHARRVLLSVAVYGSLIVMLVFLPVKLSMRLLPSIFPLDITISDPFTEIPTDVLLFQICIPFAIEHFKLRTTIKSLLRHWFTAVGWALGLSDYLLPRAEVNGTQDAGNIEPVRRERLHDAHLGGPRQNDLRMVPRIADGDQGRGDIIGNTDVAEESDADDHADSEYGFVLRIVFLLVLAWMTLLIFNCAMIILPVSLGRALFNAIPRLPITHGFKCNDLFAFSIGCYIICTVAVGVRYSVDYIKTRRVHVLLLQIWKWCEIIVKSSALLSIWIFIIPVLIGLLFELLVIVPLRVPVDESPVFLLYQDWALGLIFLKIWTRLVILDQMAPLVDENWRRKFERVREDGFSRLRGLWVLREIMIPIISKLLTALCIPYVFAKGIFPVFGYPLIVNSAVYRFAWLGCLLFSLFCFCAKRFHIWFTNLHNSIRDDRYLIGRRLHNFGEAITGDQESRPNGQETNSTNAGLILHEQEVDMGLRLRRANQRQHVR; encoded by the exons ATGGAAGACACCTCCGATCACCCCCTCCTTTCCCTTTCCGGCGACAGGCAGACCGCCGTGGACCGTCCTTCGTCTTCCGCTGCGGATTCGCCGCCGCggccaccacctcctcctcctactAGTACTACCACGGCCTCAGGAGCCTCCAGGtatgacgacgacgacgacgaggggGACGTGTGCCGGATCTGCCGCAACCCGGGGGACTCCGACAACCCCCTTCGGTACCCTTGCGCGTGCAGTGGGAGCATAAAGTTCGTGCACCAGGACTGCCTCCTCCAGTGGCTTAACCACAGCAACGCGCGTCAATGCGAG GTCTGTAAACACACGTTTTCTTTCTCTCCCGTGTATGCTGAGAATGCTCCTGCAAGGCTTCCTCTTCAGGAATTTGTTGTTGGAATGGCAATGAAAGCATGCCATGTTATGCAATTCTTCATGCGGCTTGCTTTTGTTCTTTCTGTTTGGCTCCTTATGATACCATTTATCACATTTTGGATTTGGCGCCTGACCTTTGTGAGGAGTCTTGGTGAAGCTCAAAGGCTATTTTTGAGCCATTTATCTGCACCTGTAATACTCACAGATTGTCTGCATGGTTTTCTACTTTCTGCTAGCATTGTGTTCATTTTTCTCGGGGCAACCTCCTTGAGAGATTATTTTAGACATTTACGTGAACTTGGCGGACATGATGCTGAGAGAGATGATGAAGGTCAGGAAAGGAATGGTGCTCGTGCTGTTAGGAGGCTTCCTGGTCCAGTTAATAGGAATGCTGCTGGTGATAGAAATGCTGAAGATGATGGTGGAGCTCAAGGAATTGCTGGGGCTGGCCAATTAATTAGAAGAAATGCAGAGAATGTTGCTGCTCGACTGGAAATGCAGGCTGCTCGTCTTGAAGCCCAAGTTGAACAGATGTTTGATGGACTAGATGATGCTGATGGTGCTGAAGATGTGCCATTTGATGAGCTTGTAGGAATGCAAGGGCCTGTGTTTCATTTGGTCGAAAATGCTATCACG GTGCTGGCAAGCAATGCTATCTTCCTGGGTGTTGTCATTTTTGTTCCTTTCTCATTAGGGAGGATCTTTCTCTATTACATCACGTGGTTCTTTTCATCAGTTTCTAGCCCATTGGTGACGAAAAGGTTGCCCATTTCAGAATCAGCTCTCTCAGTAGCCAATAATACATTGAAGAACGGGCTGATTGCTATGAAGAACTTGTCGACCGAGAACCATACTGATGGTATCTTGAACCGGATGGTTGCAGCGGTTAACGGATCCCAAATAATGAATGTCACTGGAACAAATGAGGTCTCTAATACTGTTGCCAGGTCCATTGCCACGGATCTGCTCAAGGGAACAATTGCTGGATCCTCCCATCTTTCTGATGTGACTACGCTTGCAGTCGGCTATATTTTCTTATtctgctttgttttcttttatctcGGGCTTGTTGCTTTGATACGATATAGTAGAGGTGACCGCATTATATTTGGGAGGCTATATGGTCTACTTGCAGCAGCAGAAGCAATTCCTTCTCTCCTTAGACAATTTCTTGCAGCAATGAGACATCTAATGACGATGTTTAAGGTTGCATTTTTGTTGATTATCGAATTGGGAGTCTTTCCGTTGCTGTGTGGGTGGTGGCTTGATGTGTGCACCTTGAAGATGCTGGGGACAACAATTACTCAAAGAATTGAATTCTTTTCGGCCTCACCATTAGCTAGCTCCTCAATCCACTGGCTTGTTGGCATAGTTTACATGCTCCAAATCAGCATTTTTGTCAGTCTTCTCAGAGGG GTACTGAGGAATGGAGTTCTATATTTCCTGCGGGATCCAGCAGATCCAAACTATAATCCATTCCGTGACCTCATTGATGACCCAGTGCATAAACACGCACGGCGTGTTTTACTCTCTGTTGCTGTTTATGGCAGTCTGATAGTGATGCTTGTCTTCTTACCTGTGAAGCTCTCTATGCGCCTTCTGCCTTCCATATTCCCTCTGGACATAAC TATTTCTGATCCATTCACGGAAATTCCTACGGATGTTCTACTGTTCCAAATTTGCATACCATTTGCTATCGAGCATTTTAAGTTACGGACAACAATAAAATCTCTTTTGCGCCATTGGTTTACTGCAGTTGGTTGGGCGCTTGGTCTGTCTGATTACTTGTTACCACGGGCGGAGGTTAATGGAACTCAAGATGCTGGCAACATTGAACCAGTTAGACGAGAGAGATTACATGATGCTCATCTAGGTGGACCTCGTCAGAATGATCTACGTATGGTGCCAAGAATTGCTGATGGTGATCAAGGTAGGGGTGATATCATTGGAAACACAGATGTGGCTGAAGAATCTGATGCAGACGATCACGCAGATTCTGA GTATGGTTTTGTACTCCGCATTGTCTTCTTGCTGGTATTGGCATGGATGACTCTTTTGATTTTCAACTGCGCAATGATCATCCTTCCTGTCTCCCTCGGTCGTGCACTATTTAATGCCATTCCTAGGCTTCCAATTACTCATGGCTTCAAGTGCAATG ATCTCTTTGCTTTCAGTATTGGCTGTTACATCATCTGTACTGTAGCTGTTGGAGTAAGGTATTCTGTCGATTACATCAAAACCCGCAGAGTACATGTTTTGCTTTTGCAGATATGGAAGTGGTGCGAAATTATAGTGAAGAGCTCTGCCCTTTTGTCGATATGG ATATTTATCATTCCAGTACTAATTGGCCTCTTGTTCGAGCTTCTGGTGATCGTTCCTCTGAGGGTTCCTGTGGATGAAAGCCCAGTATTTCTCCTCTACCAAGACTGGGCTTTAGGGCTCATCTTCCTGAAGATCTGGACTCGCTTG GTGATCTTAGATCAGATGGCGCCATTAGTTGACGAAAATTGGCGTCGCAAATTCGAAAGAGTAAGAGAGGATGGCTTCTCACGGCTGAGGGGTCTGTGGGTGCTACGTGAGATTATGATTCCGATCATCTCAAAGCTTCTGACGGCGCTCTGCATTCCCTATGTCTTTGCAAAAGGCATCTTCCCCGTCTTTGGTTATCCGCTGATAGTGAATTCTGCCGTGTACCGTTTCGCATGGCTGGGATGCCTCCTGTTCAGTTTGTTCTGCTTTTGTGCGAAGAGGTTCCATATCTGGTTCACCAACCTTCACAATTCCATCAGGGACGACAGGTATCTTATCGGGCGAAGGTTGCATAACTTTGGTGAAGCAATTACAGGCGATCAAGAGTCGAGACCCAATGGTCAGGAGACGAACTCCACAAATGCTGGTTTAATTCTTCATGAACAAGAGGTTGACATGGGGTTGAGGCTTAGACGAGCTAATCAGCGCCAGCATGTGAGGTAG
- the LOC122047680 gene encoding uncharacterized protein LOC122047680: MPFPIPRPASPPRLPPQQGFDRASPMGPLDSPRLAAGSRYDPHPPPPHHLVNSDYYSRQSHRHHHVSFPSPAPLFSGHLARSLRRLPVEDGGRLRVPYPQGPFPQPPLRVPDRSPLLDDGYPSPRPHLMGPGERFVHDSLESRAIDADRFRVVEESQELLRLRWGDEEKRRSLAYSRDNVYGEDFDGDLTRRKRLRWTEDTELQEHLGGASKSHLRVWDKEIDHAHHVLLPGPSVIPVHASSPRAPRHFAAMDVKREAASVAEWQYLLPPMKSYSDKHREVRRGERPPQLPFFSDRNREIGRDREDVRELDPVLERHIRTPYPTMRSPGDLYSNTNEDFGTSSDVYNEPTTGTVYSYKENYLGDNRGKRKLSNRESDQIIIRSSGKQSAKSPSAKLFNKGNDQIMISSPGKQPAKRPSALSRIQSGVSVWSRLQEKTLVGTPPPESVSQPTTFIKHQSESRTPDLSLKSSSLVGQVSSPRSALLVSDGKGRETSTPKKVVKKKKLVRKGEEFATPVVSVSVVPEENDGISKMLMLNNQKKIDDQEVSDKQGSSSMKDVNNASLQNSSRRAASTMSIDENIGEEKEIFHSVGGGKIKGTNCIIEKQEVELAISANLDPCSSEFIDTETAEKKSVSTDPARYAEEEKGKQFVELGQTVNQNCTNAIVDIGVVSNGSSSPINHVNVEGKVDEETGQLPSVLQAQNAMDENHNNQNFDGSNDGQNSGDLDKGFAAFSSKYSSSTLRNSEQLVMSVGHITSSLTSYSIIDDNLKMEQHTVGKQHVEINAHAKELKEINGRNLMTGKGYLCMETQNLSVDLAPQLMDAVSGGYLPEITIDEKGNSLASHANVESRQSDSSKPRKEDLVASSFFVSEVQDVSPCIDSEQPHSGLPDRYGCSEDGLIKDGSNQDQKVIIEDKYSLAFRGSLAAKVEGVTSAQNIGCKPMFDKEVSLLSDDAVKQKPLESKDMNGQKQLSKKTMRTVGLPKDTPIRDNSVNSSKEAARSRQSLRHKTWHRKDVPSSTFQGILQSHKGGSLSKLSPRKLGKIQNSYVRKGNSLVRKPSTGTLQPSHSLGSSRKLSKDITEKSIVFGSSDSTNNMRTCPSPPFESKLSTEPTQPSQSLGYTNKFNKDIIEKSSSGNNILNCSNPYFERLKTPPLPLVAKLSNSTVDLSSDVPHALSENSVPEARTDVQDTPLVLPSVDNQNVTRDKICEPLGKRMIYVKHRSNQLVAASPHKIKDSVNPYLDKIPALASSASSDFYYKKNKHQLVRNVYSSEGQSSDMLPGNGSMGEQKVSISTANGVASSVLKKKSNKAQHKQHKYSSLFSHVWTLCGKQPSKKGVSSLSHMEVLPYLFPWKRATLLPSRKLQLARKKDTLYTLSTDGFSLKKRGVSRLSKSSLKWSRSMQRRSKVVNKEAELAVAEVERKNKGQNNLPSVSGLKHNINSALNEQSRAGNAGIGNDNISSAKVKLLGGNNEYVRIGNGNQLVRDPKILTRILASEKVRWSLHMARSRLAKKKQYCQFFTRFGKCNRKGGKCPYIHDPSKVAICTKFLNDSCSNSDCKLTHKIIPERMPDCSYFLQGLCTNTSCPYRHVNVNPNAAACEGFIKGYCADGDECCKKHSYMCPMYRASGKCLQGTKCKLHHPKTKNKRKERNDIMVQGNTWGRYFGSGASEISESLLVSSDARVEKANDLFENGWFAEFIALTPYENDREAYFMDSEDAAHPSRFGSGDGALQNDDPDASIKPIRIMRKDYPPLPSFTNGS; the protein is encoded by the exons ATGCCTTTCCCAATTCCTCGCCCCGCTTCTCCTCCTCGTCTTCCTCCGCAGCAGGGCTTCGATCGAGCATCGCCGATGGGTCCTCTGGATTCACCTCGCCTCGCCGCCGGATCCAGGTACGATCCGCACCCTCCGCCGCCTCACCACTTGGTAAATTCCGATTATTACTCTCGCCAATCCCATCGCCACCACCATGTTTCGTTCCCTTCGCCCGCGCCGCTGTTTTCGGGCCACCTTGCCCGATCCCTCCGCCGCCTTCCCGTCGAAGACGGAGGCCGCCTTCGCGTCCCTTACCCGCAAGGTCCGTTCCCGCAGCCACCCCTTAGAGTCCCCGACCGCTCGCCCCTTCTCGACGACGGCTACCCTTCGCCCCGGCCGCATCTCATGGGACCCGGCGAGCGTTTCGTCCATGATTCTCTGGAAAGTCGTGCTATTGACGCCGATAGGTTTAGGGTTGTCGAGGAGAGCCAAGAGTTGCTTCGATTGAGGTGGGGGGATGAGGAAAAGCGGCGCTCTCTGGCTTATTCCCGTGATAATGTTTATGGAGAGGATTTTGATGGAGATTTGACGAGAAGAAAGAGACTGCGATGGACGGAAGACACTGAGCTGCAGGAGCATTTGGGAGGCGCAAGCAAGAGCCATCTTAGGGTTTGGGACAAAGAGATCGACCATGCACACCATGTCTTGCTTCCTGGTCCTTCTGTAATTCCAGTTCATGCTTCGTCTCCTAGGGCTCCACGCCACTTTGCTGCCATGGATGTGAAGAGGGAAGCTGCTTCTGTTGCTGAATGGCAGTATTTGCTGCCACCGATGAAGTCTTATTCTGATAAACATAGAGAAGTTAGGAGAGGAGAAAGACCACCACAGTTGCCTTTTTTTTCAGATAGGAATAGGGAAATAGGTAGAGATAGAGAGGATGTGAGAGAACTTGATCCTGTTCTGGAGCGGCATATTAGAACACCATATCCCACAATGCGATCTCCAGGCGATCTTTATTCCAATACAAATGAGGATTTTGGAACCAGTTCAGATGTATATAATGAGCCCACCACAGGCACAGTTTATTCCTATAAGGAGAATTACTTGGGTGATAATAGAGGTAAAAGAAAGCTTTCCAACAGGGAGAGTGATCAAATTATAATTCGATCATCAGGGAAACAATCTGCAAAGAGTCCCAGCGCTAAGCTCTTTAATAAGGGGAATGACCAAATTATGATATCTTCACCAGGGAAACAACCTGCAAAGAGGCCCAGTGCTCTTTCTAGGATACAATCTGGGGTATCTGTTTGGAGCAGGCTACAGGAGAAAACATTGGTTGGCACTCCACCTCCTGAATCAGTTTCTCAACCCACTACTTTTATTAAGCATCAATCAGAATCACGCACACCTGATCTCTCACTCAAATCAAGTAGTCTTGTTGGTCAAGTGTCTTCTCCAAGATCAGCCTTACTGGTTTCTGATGGAAAAGGTCGTGAGACGTCGACACCCAAAAAGGTAGTGAAAAAGAAGAAGTTAGTGAGGAAGGGGGAGGAATTTGCTACTCCTGTTGTTTCTGTATCAGTGGTTCCCGAAGAGAATGATGGAATCTCTAAGATGCTCATGCTGAACAATCAGAAAAAGATAGATGATCAAGAAGTGTCAGATAAACAGGGAAGTTCCTCCATGAAAGATGTAAATAATGCTAGCCTTCAGAATTCATCAAGGAGGGCTGCTAGCACCATGTCAATAGATGAGAACATAggggaagaaaaagaaattttccATTCTGTTGGTGGTGGAAAGATCAAAGGAACGAACTGTATTATAGAAAAACAGGAAGTCGAACTTGCTATTTCTGCTAATTTAGATCCTTGTTCTTCAGAATTCATAGACACAGAGACTGCAGAAAAGAAAAGTGTTTCAACTGATCCTGCTAGGTATGCTGAGGAGGAAAAGGGAAAACAATTTGTTGAACTTGGACAAACTGTCAATCAAAACTGCACCAATGCAATAGTGGATATTGGAGTTGTAAGCAATGGCAGTTCAAGTCCCATTAATCATGTCAATGTTGAGGGTAAAGTAGATGAGGAAACTGGGCAGTTGCCATCAGTTCTCCAGGCTCAAAACGCCATGGATGAGAATCACAATAACCAAAATTTTGATGGGTCAAATGATGGTCAGAATTCTGGAGATCTTGACAAAGGTTTTGCTGCATTTTCCAGCAAGTATTCTTCGTCAACACTGAGAAATAGTGAGCAGTTAGTCATGTCAGTTGGTCATATTACCTCCTCTTTAACCAGCTATAGCATTATAGATGACAACTTAAAAATGGAACAACATACTGTTGGAAAGCAGCATGTAGAGATCAATGCTCATGCAAAAGAGCTAAAGGAAATTAATGGGCGTAACTTGATGACTGGTAAGGGTTATTTGTGCATGGAAACACAGAATCTTTCAGTCGACTTGGCTCCACAGTTAATGGATGCAGTTTCAGGTGGATACCTTCCAGAGATTACCATAGATGAGAAAGGCAACAGCCTTGCCTCACATGCCAATGTTGAATCACGTCAATCTGATAGCTCAAAACCTAGGAAGGAAGATTTAGTAGCTTCATCCTTTTTTGTGTCTGAAGTTCAAGATGTTTCACCTTGTATAGATTCTGAACAGCCTCATTCAGGACTGCCTGATAGATATGGTTGCAGTGAAGATGGTTTGATTAAAGATGGTAGTAACCAAGATCAGAAAGTAATCATAGAAGACAAGTATTCATTGGCTTTCAGAGGATCCTTGGCAGCAAAAGTTGAAGGTGTTACATCAGCTCAGAACATTGGTTGTAAGCCTATGTTTGATAAAGAAGTTAGCTTATTATCAGATGATGCTGTGAAGCAAAAACCCCTGGAATCAAAAGATATGAATGGACAAAAGCAATTGAGCAAGAAGACAATGCGAACTGTTGGACTTCCAAAAGATACTCCAATTCGAGATAACTCAGTTAATTCATCCAAGGAAGCAGCCCGTTCACGCCAGAGTTTGAGACACAAGACTTGGCATCGAAAGGATGTTCCCTCTTCAACTTTTCAGGGGATTTTGCAATCTCATAAAGGTGGTTCATTATCAAAGCTATCTCCAAGGAAGCTTGGAAAGATTCAAAATTCTTATGTTCGTAAAGGTAACAGTCTTGTTAGGAAACCATCTACAGGAACTCTTCAGCCATCACATTCTCTAGGAAGCTCAAGAAAATTGAGTAAAGATATCACAGAGAAAAGCATTGTTTTTGGAAGTAGTGATAGTACAAACAATATGCGTACCTGTCCTAGTCCTCCTTTCGAGAGTAAACTATCTACAGAGCCTACTCAGCCATCACAGTCACTGGGATATACAAATAAATTCAACAAAGATATCATAGAGAAAAGCAGTTCTGGAAACAATATTCTCAACTGTTCTAATCCTTATTTTGAGAGACTGAAGACACCTCCTTTGCCTCTTGTTGCCAAGTTATCAAATTCCACCGTAGATCTTTCATCTGATGTTCCTCATGCCTTGTCAGAGAATTCTGTTCCTGAAGCTAGGACTGATGTTCAGGATACACCACTTGTTCTGCCTTCTGTTGATAATCAAAATGTCACAAGGGATAAAATATGTGAACCTTTGGGTAAGAGAATGATATATGTGAAACACAGATCCAATCAGTTGGTTGCTGCTTCACCCCACAAAATCAAGGATTCAGTTAATCCTTATTTGGATAAGATTCCAGCATTAGCTTCCTCAGCTTCATCTGACTTTTACTATAAGAAAAATAAGCATCAACTTGTAAGGAATGTCTATTCTTCAGAAGGGCAAAGTAGTGACATGCTTCCTGGAAATGGAAGCATGGGTGAGCAGAAGGTTTCTATATCTACTGCTAATGGTGTTGCTTCTAGTGTACTCAAGAAAAAATCAAACAAAG CTCAACACAAACAACACAAATACTCCAGTTTATTTTCTCATGTTTGGACATTGTGTGGAAAACAACCATCTAAAAAAGGTGTCTCATCATTATCTCATATGGAAGTTCTTCCTTACTTATTTCCATGGAAGAGAGCTACATTGCTACCAAG CCGCAAATTGCAACTTGCAAGGAAAAAGGATACACTCTACACATTATCGACTGATGGGTTTTCTCTGAAGAAGCGTGGGGTGTCACGGCTTAGTAAATCTAGTTTGAAATGGTCAAGGTCCATGCAAAGACGTTCAAAAGTAGTTAATAAG GAGGCTGAATTGGCAGTTGCTGAAGTTGAGAGGAAGAATAAAGGACAAAACAATCTTCCCTCTGTTTCTGGCCTTAAACATAATATAAATTCTGCGCTca ATGAGCAGTCACGTGCTGGTAATGCGGGAATTGGAAATGACAATATATCTTCGGCTAAAGTAAAATTATTGGGAGGCAACAATGA ATACGTTCGGATAGGTAACGGTAACCAACTGGTGAGAGACCCCAAGATACTTACTCGCATTTTAGCCAGTGAAAAGGTTAGATGGAGTTTGCACATGGCCAGATCGCGCTTGGCAAAGAAGAAGCAATACTGTCAGTTTTTTACTCGATTCGGCAAGTGCAATAGAAAGGGAGGGAAGTGTCCATACATTCATGACCCGTCTAAAGTAGCCATTTGCACCAAATTTCTTAACGATTCATGTTCAAATTCAGATTGCAAGCTTACTCACAAG ATCATTCCAGAAAGAATGCCCGATTGCTCTTATTTTCTACAAG GTTTATGCACCAATACAAGTTGCCCATACAGGCACGTAAATGTCAACCCTAATGCTGCTGCCTGTGAAGGCTTTATCAAGGGCTACTGCGCCGATGGTGATGAG TGCTGTAAGAAACACAGTTACATGTGCCCGATGTATCGAGCATCAGGCAAGTGCCTACAAGGAACCAAGTGCAAGCTCCATCACCCCAAAACCAAGAACAAGCGGAAGGAGAGGAACGACATCATGGTACAAGGCAACACCTGGGGGCGTTACTTTGGTTCTGGTGCCAGTGAGATCAGCGAGTCATTACTAGTTTCATCAGATGCAAGAGTCGAGAAGGCCAATGATCTATTCGAGAATGGTTGGTTTGCCGAGTTCATTGCCCTCACCCCCTATGAAAATGACCGCGAAGCATATTTCATGGACTCTGAGGATGCTGCACATCCATCCCGCTTTGGATCAGGTGACGGTGCTTTGCAGAATGATGACCCTGATGCTTCAATCAAGCCGATTCGGATCATGAGAAAGGATTATCCACCACTGCCATCCTTCACAAATGGCTCGTAA